The genomic region AGGGATTGAAACCTGATGTTTTGGTCACTGCTCAGAAAAACACGGCAGCGTTGCAACGAAGAGAAAACCCGCTAAGGGATTGAAACTTTCAAAGCCGACGGCGAACAGCACTGCCGGCAAGTGTTGCAACGAAGAGAAAACCCGCTAAGGGATTGAAACCTCTCAGCCTCAACGGCATTCTTTGCAGCCTTAATCGTTGCAACGAAGAGAAAACCCGCTAAGGGATTGAAACTATTTGCATGAGCTAACCCACGTTATCGCTGTTTAGTTGCAACGAAGAGAAAACCCGCTAAGGGATTGAAACTCCCCGTGGTCAAATCCGCTGTCTTAACTGTATTATGTTGCAACGAAGAGAAAACCCGCTAAGGGATTGAAACAGCACGGCTAACGACGTGGTGGATCTAAGTAAGCCGTTGCAACGAAGAGAAAACCCGCTAAGGGATTGAAACTGGTTGACCGGTGAACTGGGAACACCGGGAACACAGACGTTGCAACGAAGAGAAAACCCGCTAAGGGATTGAAACATTGCTATCATTGGCTATGTGCTGCTGCAACGTGTTGTTGCAACGAAGAGAAAACCCGCTAAGGGATTGAAACCGCCGAGGAGGCAGTCGCTGCCGTGCTGTCTGTTCGGTTGCAACGAAGAGAAAACCCGCTAAGGGATTGAAACACTCCGCGAGGATAGTAATTCAAAATTGGTGAAAAGTTGCAACGAAGAGAAAACCCGCTAAGGGATTGAAACGATGATCAGCCAGTTCAACATGATGATCCAGGTCGGTTGCAACGAAGAGAAAACCCGCTAAGGGATTGAAACGATGAGTCGTGAGCGTAGATCGTCTGTGGTTGATTGGTTGCAACGAAGAGAAAACCCGCTAAGGGATTGAAACGATGAGTCGTGAGCGTAGATCGTCTGTGGTTGATTGGTTGCAACGAAGAGAAAACCCGCTAAGGGATTGAAACACCACTTTCCTCGTGGATTCTAACACGTTGAGTTCGTTGCAACGAAGAGAAAACCCGCTAAGGGATTGAAACCCGGCGGCTTCGTCCAAGACAATCACGGAGGGTTGGTGTTGCAACGAAGAGAAAACCCGCTAAGGGATTGAAACACCAATAGGTTAGTTCTCGCCAGTGTTCATCATGTGTTGCAACGAAGAGAAAACCCGCTAAGGGATTGAAACACCATCTAGATCAAGACAGAAACCGGTCTGCCTCAGTGTTGCAATGAAGAGAAAACCCGCTAAGGGATTGAAACCCGATCCACCGAAATTCGTGAAGTGACTACCTGGTTGCAACGAAGAGAAAACCCGCTAAGGGATTGAAACGATACGAGTTTTCTAACTTGGTTCGGACGGTCTGTTGCAACGAAGAGAAAACCCGCTAAGGGATTGAAACAGAGTCCCCGAGTCCGTCGAGATCCGGGAGTCCAAGTTGCAACGAAGAGAAAACCCACTAACCAATAAACCCTGCCGTAATCGTCAAACTCGCAATCATGAGGGCACAACTGAGCAGCCCTACTGAATTCTCAGGATTTTCGAGTCATATTCTCACATTATTGATCTCAGTTTAATCGTCAGTAACAACACCTTCACACGAGCTATCCTTACCATCTTTGTCTTCCTGAGCTCAGAGTTTTCTCATGTTCACGGTCGAAGTTCTCCTGAATGACTGCCTTTCTCCTCAAACTCATGCTTATCTGAAGAGATGTTGGCGTTGATAACACCTAAATCCTCTATTGATGAGGATTTTATAATCCAAATTGGTATATTTGCTCTCTATAGATTGTCTCAATATCCTCATAATATGTATGAATATATTCGTCCATTACATCAAGATTCTCTAGTTTTGAACCACCGGGCGTATCACCGCGCATATATTTAACCAACTCTCGGCTCAAATCCTGTTCTACCCCCCAGTAAGTTGTAAATCGATGACGACCATAGTGACTTGTTACTGCCCGGAATCTTTCAGTCTCAGCGTATTCTGGATGAAAATAATTTTTCCATATCTTATTAATGTCACTGTATTTAAGTTTTTGACGCCCAATTTTCGATAGGAACAGCCATGGCTCATTAATATCAGGGCGAATCAAAATATATCTCAAGAGTACTTCACGCAATTCATAATCCAATGGAAGAACGCGGGGCTTTCGAGACTTATTTCGCTCTCTGTCGTGAGGAATATAAATAGCGTTTCTACGATCATCTAACGCTTTAGCGGTCCCCATTTTAGTATAATGATCTTCAATAACAGTATTAGAGAGATGAATTTCTGAGATTTTAATGTTGCATACCTCGCTTGCACGAAGCCCAAGTTTGAGTTGTATCAAGACAAAAGCTTGATCTCGAATATTCGTGATTTCTTGTAATTTCTTTGATAGCTCATTCACAGTTAATCGTTGTAGCTTCTTTTGCGGTTCACCGCTGAGGTCAGCGGTTTTTTTTGCTAGATCAATTGGATTGTAGTCACGTGAGTGAGGGAATGCTGCATCATCCTGCCAATATTTGTACGCTTGATTAAGATACATCAGCCGATTTTTGATCGTCCCTGCCGCATTGCCACGCTCTTCCTGCAAGTAATCAATGAACCGACTCACATGGGTTTTATTTGGACATGCAAAATGGCGCTTCTCGTTGTACATGAATTCTTGCCATTGCTGAAATGAGCGACGGTACTCCTCGTCCGTTCCCTTCGCTAAGTCTTTTTTCGACAGTCGTTCATCTATATACAACTCAAATGGATTTATTTCGATCGAATCAAATTTCTGGGTATACTTTGCAAGTGGATCCAAATCGCGATTGAACGCATCTGCAATTGTTTGCCGATCAGAATCACGCATTATTTCTCTCCTGTTTTTGAATCCAGACTTCGTGGGCACTACTGCCGGCTACGGAGGCAGCCATGTGGAATGGATTATATGTATGAGGGTGATTGACATGCCATTTAAGCCATTCATATAACCCCTCAATTACATACCAGTGCTGATATGTACGATCACGAGAAAACCGGGATAATAATTTTCCTGACCATACTTCAACATCAGTTGGTTGAGCTAATATACAATGTCGACCCTGTTCAGACATATGCTTCCTCCATCGACGTAAAAATAATTCCCAGTCTTCGCTCATCCGATCTGAAAGCTCAGTAGTCGCTCGGTATGACTCCCAAGTCGATGTATTTTGATACCGTCCCTCGAACTGGCATAATCGGCGGGCGGTTGGGACATCCGAGAGCTGTTTAAATATACCAAGCCGATTTTGTGGCGGTCGGAACTTTTCCATCAGATATTCCTCTCATTAATCATACATTGTAATACGGTGAGACTATCTACAGCTTTCTGTGTAGTATTCTCCATAATACAACCGTTCTTGCCGCCTTTTGCTACTAATACTCTCACAATAGAATACTGACATATTAACTGTATATCAACATAGCAAGTTAGACACACAGGTTATTGTGGACTTCGAGATAGCTATAATTGACAATTAACCGATATTTGTGGACGATGAGTACATGATAATCAGAAGAAGCGTTACATATTGAGATGCAGGCTTTCAGATCCGAACATTTTCGCTCAAACCAGATGGGTTGATAAAACGATTAGTTCATGCATGCTCTAGCACATCTAAGTAACATGAGTCGTAGCGAAGGTAAAATCATTGTCGCATCATAGAATGCCCAACAATATTCATCACTAGGTCTTATATTGTCGGATTTAATTGGCTGGGAACCTCAGAGGATAATTAAAAGAGATAATATATTAATAAACTACCTACATGCTATCTAGATGAATATGAGTGCCGAGGCCAGCTTTCTATCTACACACCTGCGAGAAGAAGTGTACGGACATGGGAGAATCGTGTCTGCTACCCGCTGAGAGAGGGCGGTCGTAATCTAAAGGCGAATAGAGCACACTCCGAGACTTCCAGGAGCGATTGCCCCCGGTCTCTACACTATCTGCTTAATCCAAGTCATGATTCACCGGGATACATAACTACCGGCACTCTTCCAAGACATATGAGAGCGCTCGTACTCGCAGAGAGCTCAGGAACAGTCAATAGTGATGCTGAAACGGCTGTTGATTACTATCAGGGAAATTTTCTTCCAGTTTCACAATTGATTGATGGAATAAAGGGCTGTGTTGAATCGCCATACAGCGGTGGAATTCACTGTTTCACGGCTCGCTTGATGTTATAGACCACACACATCAGCGCGATTTCTCGGAACTCACGGAACCAAGTACGCGCTCGCACGGCGAAGCCGAGCGAGCGCTTGACAGCCGAGTTCACTGTCTCGGTCATTGAGCGCTGATTGTAGCGTTGTTCGTCGATTCTGGCGTTATGAGCGTGGTCGTACGGAGCGAAGATACGATGTTTGATGAGCGGGCGAATCCCGAGGTCACGAAGAGATTCGCGGAGCGATTGCTTGTCGTATCCCTTGTCGGCGGCGAGCGACCGCAGATCGCCCGCGTTTCGGCGGGCGATCTGCTCGGCAAGGTCTGCGTCACTTCCCTTCCGGTTCGTCGAACAGTGTACGTCGAGGACGGCCTGCGACGCTGTATCGACGAGTTTCGTGACCTTCAATTTCTGCACGCGGTAGCTGATTCGCTGGCAGTAGTGGCGGCTCGCAGCTGAGCGTTCGTAGAAGGTAGCGTCGATCGCACCGTGTTCGGAGGGGTCGTGCAGCTGCGCCGACTGGCGCAGCAGCACTCGACAGACGCTCATGCTGATCCGGTCGAACGCCTTACACAACGTGGATGGTGAGGGGAGATCGGCCGCTTCAAGGCCGATCTCCCCGGTTATTTGTGGCATCTCCTTCAGCAGGTCAATCGTCATCCGGTAGGACGTGTCGAGGTAAATTCGGAGACAATGGAGGGAAACGAGCGCGTAGTCGGCGAATCCGCCGCCACCTTCCGGGGCGGCGGATTCGTCTCCGTCGCCAGTAACCCTTTGAGAAATCGGGACAATCTCGCTAGTGAAGCGGGAGATTTGCGTCATGGACATTCGCAGTCTCCCGCTTCAACTCCTTTGATTTAACGACCCATCCCGACGCCGCCTAGCGATTCAACACAGCCGAATAAAGCCATACGGTGATGTTGAGACTCGTATAATCACAGATTCCAACAGCTTAATCTCGGGGTCATCGAATGTGTCCGAGGAACCAGAACAATCCAATGAGGATGCTCTGGAAGCCGCTACTTCTCTCCTCATTGAATCTGGTTCCGATTTTCACGCTGTCGTCATTTTACTTACTACCGATGTGTTTCGAGAGGTTGTAGCTGAAGATTGGGACAACATAATCGAGGAGGTAAATGAGGATGCAATCTGGTGTCTCGGAACCAGTAGATCTGGTATTTCCAGCTGTGATATCGATAACCTGCAAGAGAACATTCGAGAGCTATTCATTTACGAACGTGTTGGCGTCGCTCCCATTGATAGTGATACACGCGAGTCGTTGTTAGCCTCCGTCGAATCTCACGACAAGGAACTACAATAGTACCTTTCCGAACCCCTATAATAGATGACGGGCGATTGTTGCATATGACTTGGACCGACGTGATATCATGAATTCTAACCCTGAGATTTCGCCGTTGAACGAGGAAATCATGTCAGATAATGGAAAGGGATCCCTCTTTTACCGGGTACACCCTTACCCCACTAAGGTTCCTCCATCTATTCTAAAACAACTGATCGAGCACTACACTGATCCTGGTGATTTGGTACTTGATCCGTTCTGCGGTAGCGGCGCAACAGGATACGCTGCAAAGCTCTCCGGGCGGGACTTTTCAATCTCAGATCTTAGTCCCTACGCAGTCCATATTGCTCGAGGATACACTGAATCTTGCTCGACAGATGAGATCGACGATGCATTAGAGACCGTTTTCACTATCCTCAAAGAGACCCGAGATACCTACAAAACGGCTTGTCGATCCTGCCAACGGCAAGTGGAAGGTCGATATTGGGTCTGGTCGTGGGAATTTGAGTGCCCAACATGCGAAAATACTTGGACGCTAGATCCTGATGAAGGGCAGTCGGGCCGAGGTAAAGTAACATGTCCAGACTGCGACACAGAACACTCACAGAGCGACGTACATTCTGGTCAAGATGTTCCGATTCGAGTTGCGTATAAATGCTCGGAGTGCAACAGCAAGGCCGTCGAAAAGCAGGTATCTCCAGCAGAACAGGATCGACTTGTCGCACTGGAAGACTCCGACGTTGGATCGAGTCGCTACGACCGACCGATGATGCACGTCGAAGATGGCACTGAGTGGGGTGACCAGTACCGTGACGGCAATCACGAGTACGTAAACTCGGTGTCTTCGTTCTTCACTGGTCGAAATTGGGAGATATTGGTCGAACTCTGGGAAACACTAGAGTCAGTGGAAAATAATCTGGTGCGAAATGCCCTCGAATTTGCCTTTACTGCGTCTCTTTACACCTCCTCAAAAATGGTTCGCTGCCGGCCTAAACGAGATGGCCGAAGTAATAATCCAGGAACGCTATATCTCCCACCCTTAGCCCTCGAACAGAATGTCTTCAGGGTTTTCGAAAGACGGGTTAAGAAAGTACGGAAGCTCAAGATTAAACTGTCAGGTGCAGAAGCCCAACAAATGCTGACCTCTGATGGAATCGCCGCACGTGGGGAAGGGACCATTGGGGTTCGAGATGCGCGAGATCTCGAGGACCTGAAAGACGATTCAGTAGATTACGTGGTCACTGATCCCCCGTTCGGTGATAGTCTTCAGTACGCAGAATTGAATTTCATCCCAGAGTCGTTTATTGGCACTTTCACTGAGGCAGAGAACGAAATCGTCGTCAACGATACCCGATCAGTTTCTGAGACGGAATATCTTGATCGGATGGGGGACGCATTTGAAGAGGCGTATCGCGTCCTCAAGTTGGGGGGGTATATATCTATTATCTTTAATAATACCTCGCCACTCGTTTGGGCAGGGATGAAACGACGTCTCCTCAAATCTGGGTTCGAACTTCCAGCAGTAACAGGAATTGTCAAGGGACACGCAAGTAAGAACCAGACCGTGTATGCAGGATCAACGAGCCGGTTCGACCCTGTATTCCACGCACGTAAACCGAGAGACTTAGAGTCCGTATCCGAGATTATCGAATATTCAGAGGAAGAGAGTGAGGAACTCGCCATTGATGTCGCATCAGGGGTTATCGAAGAGGATTCTCACAAAGAGTTCGCGGATTCAATCGCGTATATCCACAGTCAGGTGACTCAACGTCTTCTGGAGATGGATGCAATCGTTCATCCTCCCTCTCCAAAAACACTCAAGCGTCTCTTAGAAGACGCGGGTCAAGCTGATTTCGTCGAGGCCTGAAACATGTGTGAGAAAGAATCGCCTACACTTGAGGATGAGCTATCTGTGGAACGAGCGGGGACTAATTCGACTGTTTCGCGCCAAGAAGACGTTTCAAAACGCAAGGCGACGGGCGCGTTCTACACGCCTCCAGAACTGGCAAACTTCGTCGTTGACCGGGGACTGAGCCTTCGAAACACGTCTGAGCGGCTCTCTGCTCTTGATCCTTCTGTCGGTGGTGGGGTGTTCTTAGACAGTATTGCCCAGCGGTTTCAAAATGAACCAGAAATCTCTCTTGAGCTGGTCGGTGTTGATATCGAAGAGCGTGCGCTTGCTGCCACCGAAGATGTTCTAGCAGCATACGACCAGTCGACGATGACGGTCAACCTAGCTCATGACGACTTCTTCCGCTGGCGTTGGTCGGCGATGGACGCTGATTTCGACCTCATCGTCGGGAACCCACCGTGGGGACTGACAAGTTCCGAGGCGAACGGGTCACCGATTTACCGGGAGTTGTCCCTGGATTTCGTCCATCATAGTCTCCAACTGCTGGGCGATAACGGATGTCTAAGCCTCCTCCTTCCGGGAACATGGGTATTCTCACGCTCAGATACAGAATTCCGCGATTTTCTCCTTGGCCTGAATCGGTCTATTGAGATATATCAAATCAGTCCGGACTGGTTCCCTGATGCAACTTTTACAGTTGAACCGGTTGTCTTGATCGTGGGGTCGAAAGCGGGCGAACAGGATCCACAGCTATCAATCTATGACGCGACAAGCATCCCGATAAACAGTAACCAACTCTATCAGTTGCCGTTAGACCGCTTCCACGACTATCCCGCACAGAAGTTCCCGATCGCCCCAGCATCTTTTCATAGATTCATTAATGGGTCTGAACTGTCGAACATAGTCACTACCCCACCCGGACTCGGGTATCAGCCGTATAGCGGTGTTAAAACATATGCGAACAAGACGTATGTCTACGACGCCGTGAGCGCCATGGAAAATAAAAATAATGATGATATCGAGATTCGGATGTCGCTTGACGACAGCGAAAAGCAAAATGGCGTTGAGTCTGATTGTCCTGTTCTTATACCATATGATAAAGGCGGGCGAACCAGAGATAAAGATTGGACGGCATTCTGGACTCCCACTCGACACTACCTTCGATGGGACGCTGAGGCAGTTACATACTACCGCTCGAAAGGCGGTCTCAGAAATGAAGAGACGTATTTCACTGACGGGATTCACTTCTCATCGAGTGGCCGAAACTGCCCAGTGTTTCGGCTCTCAACCGGACTAGTCTACGACGCCGACTTCCCGTTCGTCCCAGTCGAGGGTCGTGAGCAGTGGGATCTCCTGTCCCTGCTCAACAGTCCACCGTGCATGTATTTGATCAAGCACTGTATCAATCCAACTGTTCATTTCAAAAACCAGGACTTCGAAGACGTTCCGCTCCCGGAGTTCAAGCAGATGGATACTGATGTGCTAGTTAACACAGGTCGCCAAATCACGAAGGTCCGAAAAGGAGAGGGACGAGTTCCAGTCGACATGTATCGGAAGCTATCGAAGGAAAGCGCGGAGTTGTACGGATTAAGTGACGACGAGGAGGAGACGGTGTGGAAGTGGTTTGAGCGAGCTCGGCTTCAGTCCTGAATTATCTCGACTCCAGATCCTCGACCAAAGTGAACGGATCGAGATAGACCCTCCATCCGCACTCTACAAGTCGTTCTAGGTTGTCACGGTGACTCCAATCACCGTCCACCCACATCCACCATTCGTCGTCGGAATATTCTGGCTCAATCTGACCGTTTTGGACGGGGAGGTTGAGTTTACCGAACCAGCCCTTCCCTCCTTCTTCTCTGGCTCGTCGACCTTCTTCATTCTTCGTCGGTTTCGACTTGATGTACACCGAACTGTCGTCATCCTCGAAGCTGAACTCCGCCCGTGCAAACGTCGGGCGCCACATATCCTCAGCCTCACGGAACGTAATGAGGCGGTCGACGAACTCATCATATGGTACGTCTTTGATAAAGGAGTACCATCGGCCGCCTGTGCCTATCCGATCGCCGAACTGGAGCGACGATTCTTCGATCAGATGACTCAGTGCCCAATTAGTTGGTGTGCTATTTGTCCCATTATATGCTTGATAATTAACGGAACTCCCGATCAGTTGTCGACCCGTTCTCACCCACTCGGAACTTGATTTCCCGCTAGCGTTCGATGTGATTTGATCGACAATCTGCTCGAGGATACGTCGAGTGACAGGGTCGTCAAATCGTTCACGAGAGAAGTTCTGTTCAGTAACACTCGTCTCTTCATAGAAATCGTCGACTGGACGTTGATACAGCGAACGTAGTGCGTTTCGGTAGGCGATACGTTGGGTCTCATCCGGGTGGTTCCAGTACTCCGCCAAGCCATCGATATCACCGGACTCACAAAGGTCGCGTATCTGTGGCAATATCGATTCGGCGTTATCCACAATGTCGCGTCCCGCTTCGACTTCGGGTATCTCCTCTGCAGCCTTGTCGAGAACGGCACGGAGAAGGGGCTGACCCTCTTCGGCGAACTGATCAAGTTCTGCGTCTCCATCCCCGATTTTCTTCCAGGCCGCTTTCAGTCCAAATCTATCCGCAGGGGTCCCTCCCGAGGTAATCTGATCATCCAGAAAGGCCATATTCAATTTGTGCTCATCGGTACCTCGGTAATCATGTCGAGCACGGTGTTCTGTTAGACCTAATGGAGACAAAGGGAAGCCATTCTGTTTGAACTGTTCGAATCGGTCGAGTAATCGTCCTCCGACGAGGTCTATGATTTCATTGTCCGATTTGTTTTCGAGACGGTCTTTAAGCCAAGTTACGAACTCAACAGGGTCGTCAAAGGGTGCGTACGCTTCAAGAAGTGCCTGTTTGATTCCAGTGTCGGGATCAGTCGGTTCAGAATCTAAGTATTCGTACGAGGGGTACGAGACGAAGTCTAGAAAAAGCTCGTATTGCGTTGGAATCCATTTCCTGACGTATCGTCGATTACCGAATATTACGTCACCGAACGCTGTATCCTGTGGAAGTCCTTCAACGGTCGAATCAGGGGCTCTTGTTCGTGAACCGAGGAACGAGAATTCTTCCAGTGTTTCGATTGCTTTGTACGACTTATTCGGTTCCTCAGACACGTTCTTCTCGTCTTTCCAGTGGGTAACTTCTAAGACTAACGCGCGGTCGGCGGTCTGTGATCCGTCAGCGACTTTGAATATTCCGAGGTCGAAAACATCGGGAACATCAGCGTCGGAATATTGCGGTGTGTACTGGTGAACGATCCTCCAATCTTCAGACTTTGGAAAGGTCAGCTCTGCACAAGCCTTCGTTAGAGCTTCAAAAAGATCGCCAGCATGGACAGAGTCTCCACGGGCGCCATGGAAGCCGCTACCACTTATGACGCTATCACTCATGTGTTTCGTCTCTAAGTAGATGGTTTCCTATTCGGTCCATATTGTTACGAAATTCATATTTATTTTCGGCCTTCAAAACTGTTGTTCCTGTTGGTAGCTCTCCACTAGCGCAAGGGTTAGAATGTTCAAGTATGGCGGCAGTATTATTGCTTCTTAGTTCACTCAGAAGATCTACCTGTTCTCTTAGACGCTCACATGATTTGTTTAATGACACTTCCATACCGAGGGTTGGGAAAATCGGTTCCCCCTGGTCTTCTGCGGCGATCGGACCATTAGAGTTGGTTTCGGTCTTATACCGCCTCTCACCTGAACTGCTTCCACTCCAAGATACGATTACATGCTCTCCTACGAATGGATCCGAATGTTGCTCAATCTCGAAAGTCCCCGAATAGACAAGTAAATCTGGCCGGTCTCGCGATCGTAAGAACGGACTTCCTTCTCTAAAAAAAGACAGTGACTGTTGATCTCGCTTGACTTCAAAAATTGGCGAAACCCAAGATAGGAGATCCGAGATATCCGCTTGCTGGTTTATTCCCGAGCCTTGGGTTACACGACGGTATGGTATATGATTCGTGTGCGAAAGATCTAGCTGTTCGTCAACCGGAACAAAGTCATTTTTTAGGCAAAATTGAATTAATTTTGCTATGGTGATTGACTCAAAGCGTTTCGGTCTTCCAGGTGGTTCGTTTATAATTTCTACCCCTTCTTCGGTTAATGATAGAGAAAGCTCACTCAGTGCTTGTTTACTCCAATGATCCATATCACGGGGATTGTATCCCCATAAGTTGAGTATTTCTCAAGAGTGCTGTGAGCCATCCATAGAAGATGTTTTGTCGAGTCGGTAATTAGAAACGATCAAGCTTGAACACTGTGAGACGCTGATTCAGTAAAATCTCCAATGGTTAAAGTCGTTAATATCGTAACGTCTGGGTCTCTCGGCACTGAACTAGATCTAGAGAATGTATATCGCGATGTTGGAGCAATTGGTGAGTACGATCCCAACAAATATCCAGCAGTGTATTTCAGATTCAAAGAAGACGCTCCTTTGGTTACTCTCTATAGAACTGGGAAGTACATCGTAACCGGAGCAGATTCAAAGGAAGAGGCGTATTCGATACGCGACCGCTTCCTCGGTCTGCTTGCAGAGCAGGGGATGATTGCAGAGCAGGATGACGAGTGGTTTCGAATTCAGAACCTCGTCTGTACGGCAGAACTGGGGGAGTCGTTGAATCTCAATGCACTCGCAATCGGTCTTGGTCTCGAAATGACTGAATACGAGCCTGAGCAGTTCCCTGGGTTGACTTATCGACCAACCGGTACCGATAGTGTCGTTCTCCTCTTCGCCTCTGGCCGTGTCGTGATTACGGGCAGCCCTGACCTCGATACAGCAGAGGAGACGTTCGCCGCGTTACAAGAAGAAGTGACAGACCTCCTTGCCATCGACTAAGGCACAGACCGAGAGACTCCGAGGAGACGCGGTTTTGTGGCGAGGGGCTGAGGGATACACCGGATTCCATCTCAACTCGCAGAGCCTCGCATCTCTTGACCAGAAGATGACCTAGTCAGAGAACCGGTTTCGCTCTGTAAACGCGAAACTCCGGAATGCTCTAATCCAAAATCCCGGAATAGCGGGGTAAGACGTTTGACGCGTCATCAATCCTGCTCTAAGTTGTGAGTTGGCAGGTCGATCAGCACATCTGGGTCACAGTCGAACGGACTCGGGAGTTCGTCAACGAACGCTCGCACGAATCCCGTGGTTCCTGGTTTGATCATATTACCTCTGCATCGGCGTGAGCCGTCTCACCATCCTCGTTCTCGTAGGTCGTGGGGACGAGCACGGGGATACCCTCCTCGAGATACTCCTGCGAGACGTTTCTGAGCGTCTCGCTCTCCGTGTCGAGGTTCCTGTCCGTATCTATCGTCCCGACGACTCCGCCTCGTTCATGATTCAGTATCTCGACCTCTACGACCTCGTGCGACGTCTCTGTCGTGACCTCGACGTCCTCACCGAGATTTATCGCAGGTTCATCGTTGAGGCTATTAAATCACTCACTATCACGAACCTTACAACAGCAGTCCCATCATTAGCTGGTCGATCCGCCCGAGTTAGCATTCATGATACACCAATTATTGACCGTGGCACGCCGACAAAGTCACTAATTCGCCGACGCGTCCTCATTGAGTCATACACAACACGTTCTCAGGATATTGTACTCGCCAACGTATCTGGGAGCGAATCGTCCAACATCTCTATTCCAGAACATGTTGGAGACGTGACTGTATCCATCTTACCAACTACGAATCGGACAGTCCAAACTATCCGGGCAGATGGTCGGGTAGTTAGGCATAATCCAACGGGACTCAGTGTACAAAAGCATCATATTTCTTCATCGAGACATCCACTTAATATCTCGATTGTCTCAACCGGTAATACCTCAGGAAAACTACTGATTGCGTGGCAGACAGCAGATACAACGCTCGCGTGGGTGGAGGTGCGTGTCGGTGAGTAACGTCTGCTGGTTATTATTTGACATACAAAATAGCAATCGTGCGCCAGTCGATAATATCGATGAGTGTTCCCAGTGCGACAATCAAGCGGCAACCTTGACAGATCAAAG from Haloquadratum walsbyi C23 harbors:
- a CDS encoding tyrosine-type recombinase/integrase — protein: MRDSDRQTIADAFNRDLDPLAKYTQKFDSIEINPFELYIDERLSKKDLAKGTDEEYRRSFQQWQEFMYNEKRHFACPNKTHVSRFIDYLQEERGNAAGTIKNRLMYLNQAYKYWQDDAAFPHSRDYNPIDLAKKTADLSGEPQKKLQRLTVNELSKKLQEITNIRDQAFVLIQLKLGLRASEVCNIKISEIHLSNTVIEDHYTKMGTAKALDDRRNAIYIPHDRERNKSRKPRVLPLDYELREVLLRYILIRPDINEPWLFLSKIGRQKLKYSDINKIWKNYFHPEYAETERFRAVTSHYGRHRFTTYWGVEQDLSRELVKYMRGDTPGGSKLENLDVMDEYIHTYYEDIETIYREQIYQFGL
- a CDS encoding IS5-like element ISHwa3 family transposase; the encoded protein is MTQISRFTSEIVPISQRVTGDGDESAAPEGGGGFADYALVSLHCLRIYLDTSYRMTIDLLKEMPQITGEIGLEAADLPSPSTLCKAFDRISMSVCRVLLRQSAQLHDPSEHGAIDATFYERSAASRHYCQRISYRVQKLKVTKLVDTASQAVLDVHCSTNRKGSDADLAEQIARRNAGDLRSLAADKGYDKQSLRESLRDLGIRPLIKHRIFAPYDHAHNARIDEQRYNQRSMTETVNSAVKRSLGFAVRARTWFREFREIALMCVVYNIKRAVKQ
- a CDS encoding DNA methyltransferase, yielding MNSNPEISPLNEEIMSDNGKGSLFYRVHPYPTKVPPSILKQLIEHYTDPGDLVLDPFCGSGATGYAAKLSGRDFSISDLSPYAVHIARGYTESCSTDEIDDALETVFTILKETRDTYKTACRSCQRQVEGRYWVWSWEFECPTCENTWTLDPDEGQSGRGKVTCPDCDTEHSQSDVHSGQDVPIRVAYKCSECNSKAVEKQVSPAEQDRLVALEDSDVGSSRYDRPMMHVEDGTEWGDQYRDGNHEYVNSVSSFFTGRNWEILVELWETLESVENNLVRNALEFAFTASLYTSSKMVRCRPKRDGRSNNPGTLYLPPLALEQNVFRVFERRVKKVRKLKIKLSGAEAQQMLTSDGIAARGEGTIGVRDARDLEDLKDDSVDYVVTDPPFGDSLQYAELNFIPESFIGTFTEAENEIVVNDTRSVSETEYLDRMGDAFEEAYRVLKLGGYISIIFNNTSPLVWAGMKRRLLKSGFELPAVTGIVKGHASKNQTVYAGSTSRFDPVFHARKPRDLESVSEIIEYSEEESEELAIDVASGVIEEDSHKEFADSIAYIHSQVTQRLLEMDAIVHPPSPKTLKRLLEDAGQADFVEA
- a CDS encoding N-6 DNA methylase; this translates as MCEKESPTLEDELSVERAGTNSTVSRQEDVSKRKATGAFYTPPELANFVVDRGLSLRNTSERLSALDPSVGGGVFLDSIAQRFQNEPEISLELVGVDIEERALAATEDVLAAYDQSTMTVNLAHDDFFRWRWSAMDADFDLIVGNPPWGLTSSEANGSPIYRELSLDFVHHSLQLLGDNGCLSLLLPGTWVFSRSDTEFRDFLLGLNRSIEIYQISPDWFPDATFTVEPVVLIVGSKAGEQDPQLSIYDATSIPINSNQLYQLPLDRFHDYPAQKFPIAPASFHRFINGSELSNIVTTPPGLGYQPYSGVKTYANKTYVYDAVSAMENKNNDDIEIRMSLDDSEKQNGVESDCPVLIPYDKGGRTRDKDWTAFWTPTRHYLRWDAEAVTYYRSKGGLRNEETYFTDGIHFSSSGRNCPVFRLSTGLVYDADFPFVPVEGREQWDLLSLLNSPPCMYLIKHCINPTVHFKNQDFEDVPLPEFKQMDTDVLVNTGRQITKVRKGEGRVPVDMYRKLSKESAELYGLSDDEEETVWKWFERARLQS
- a CDS encoding TATA-box-binding protein: MVKVVNIVTSGSLGTELDLENVYRDVGAIGEYDPNKYPAVYFRFKEDAPLVTLYRTGKYIVTGADSKEEAYSIRDRFLGLLAEQGMIAEQDDEWFRIQNLVCTAELGESLNLNALAIGLGLEMTEYEPEQFPGLTYRPTGTDSVVLLFASGRVVITGSPDLDTAEETFAALQEEVTDLLAID
- a CDS encoding DUF7263 family protein — encoded protein: MSRLTILVLVGRGDEHGDTLLEILLRDVSERLALRVEVPVRIYRPDDSASFMIQYLDLYDLVRRLCRDLDVLTEIYRRFIVEAIKSLTITNLTTAVPSLAGRSARVSIHDTPIIDRGTPTKSLIRRRVLIESYTTRSQDIVLANVSGSESSNISIPEHVGDVTVSILPTTNRTVQTIRADGRVVRHNPTGLSVQKHHISSSRHPLNISIVSTGNTSGKLLIAWQTADTTLAWVEVRVGE